In Melanotaenia boesemani isolate fMelBoe1 chromosome 5, fMelBoe1.pri, whole genome shotgun sequence, the DNA window CCAACCTGTTTACACGTAACAGACAATTCAGTCTTGTCCCTATTGTTTAGTACTCCACTCAAAATGACATCtccataattaaataaatatatttctgcaACCACTTGTGAGATTTGCCAAGATTtataaatatcagtatatgtgtaTATTGATCATCACATCATATTATCACATAATCATATGTAGACTTGGATGCCTCACTAGCTAGTTTTCCCATACATCTGATCTCCATTTTTTAACATCTTATCCTAAAGTTCCATCATTACAGTAAGTGCTGAAAGATTGACGTTTCACCCCATGTAATCAGCAGGCAGTGACATTCCTCAATGACAGATGTGCTTGAAACAGTTCAAAAATTAGTCCTAAaagctctttgtttttttcagtaaagCATGACAGCAGTGAAGATGAACGCAAAGCTCTGATGATGGTGTTGATGTCTTTTCTAACAGCAACGATGAGGGAGTGAGCTTTGTGTTCTTGTTTTGATCAGACTGTCTGGTTGGTGAAGATGAGTGGATTCTTCCTCGTTTTGATCTCTCTCGATATCTGACACCACGTGCAGGGCCCGCAGAAGAAGGAGTACACACAGTCATTGCAGATCGTTCCCTGTGATAAGGACATAACAGGGCTTAATACATACAACATAAATGGAAAACAAGTGTGATGGTACATGGCCATAAGCATGTTTGCTATAGTTATGCATTAACATACAGCTTCAAGTCCCATTACACAGCTGATTGTTTGACTCCTGCCACTAATAGTCAAAGTCCACCAGAACATATCAGCCTTAACAAAAGAATGCAGCAAAGTGTAAACCTACCTAATGACCATACTACATGAATTGCTGGATGTTGTCTGGGAAAGTCAACAGTAAGTATGCTGAATGGCTAAACAGGTTCCAGACTGATCAGAGATCAGATAAacagtgaaggcaacagtgacTTTTATGCAGGTCTACTAAGCACTGACGCAGTAGTGATGCGTCAGTGCATTTACATAAACAGACATTAATGGCATTAAGCCTGGTGTCTGTACCTCGATGCCGTATCGCTGGCGAATAGACACCCGGAGGGCTGTTGTTATGGGAGGGATGCAGCCAAAAGTGTCCAGCAGAGGTAAACACAAACACTCTCCGGCCTCACGAGCAGTTATACAGGCAAAGCAAGGAAAGCACCAAAAAGCGAAGCAACCTAAGGGgttaaaaatgtatgaaaagtcATGAGATCAAGTTCAAATTTTATAACAGTCTGTAAACAAGTCAGGTTGCTTTCTGACTTCAGTTTAAACTCAAACATCTGACATCATCTGAGAATGTCTTCAGTTTGAGATACACTACTGTTCTTAAACCCAGATCAATCTGACTGAGTAATGAGTGCAACcaaatacattatttaaaaagtgactGTGGGAAACTTACACTTACGAACATCCTCACAACAATCACAGATGCCAGAGGTCCATTGGTTGGAGATGGTGGCAGTGACAATAGGCCGGGGTTGAGTCATGGCAATCTTTTGAGACATGATTTCAGCTTCTAATaaaagccaaataaataaatgaaataatagtAACATTAATTCCATGGCTGCTGAAAACATTGACAGCAATAATTTACAGAGAAGCTTGAGactactattaaaaaaaaaaaaaaaaaaagaaagaaagaaaatcatgcAATCACATTTGCTGAtggcattaatatttttacatgGCTAAGTGTGACGACATGCAGGGATTCTGTTTGTACTTTTGCACTGAACTAAACTGAAAAAGCCAGGATGTAGCTGAATAGTCTgaattttaaattgtgttgaTGTCATAAATTTCATGTCCTGTTTTCTGTTCTAGCTAAAAGAATAATTAGATGCATTCAATACACCATAAACGGTCACTTTAACCAAAttacttttgtatttttgtcataaacGCCAAGAAATACTTGATGGCGTGTGGAAATGTATAACCCTTCAAGTTGTAGAATTTCCTGAACATTTCCCCATAAATCTTTAGCATCATCCAAAGCCCATGCTCAGAcaatttatatgtatatatgaaaataaataattttctcaACCTGTCTTACAGCTAATACAAGCATCTCGCTACAGCTGAAAGTGTCTCTCTGAGCGGACTGTCTTACCTCACTGTAGATCAGCGGTGAGGGAGCAGAGTTCTGTCAAGTATGAGGTGTAAATGACTGATGGGTTTTCAGGACATAGAGGCATCTTATAGGCCTGGGAAAACGTGACAATGGATAAAATATGTCACTGACTGGTCTGTCTTGTTGTACAGGTGCCAACACCTTTAACAGCCAGACATCAACCTATCAGACTGTCGAATCTCCTTTAAAGTCTCCAACTTTATTTCTCAGAATGACCTAATTGCTCATTTCTTAGACAGAAATGTGTGATAAGTTCAGAACAGAATGTCCTGCACGACACTGACACGAACTTCTTATGTCATCAGCACACTTACTGTAAAGTTGTTGATACGCATCGGTACAGTGGTTTTAAATTAGCACTGAGCTTTTTAAAATTCGttcatttatacattttctataaTGCTTATTCTAATTCAGGGTTATagggatttttaaaatattatacatataaataacttaacacaaaataataaataaaataatttaacattcaTTGTCTACATTGCTTCGTCCGTTAAGGGTCATGGGGAAGCCGGAGCCTAATCCAGCATTTACcaggtgaaaggcagggtacaccatggacaggtccccagtccatcgcagggccaatgcagaaagacaaacaaccttccacactcactcctagggagaatttagagtgaccagttaacctaacttgcatgtctttggatagTGGGAGGAAGTTGGAGTACCCGGAGTAGGCTTCTGTTCAAACCTCCTCCCAGCCGAGTCTCAAACCAGCAACCACGgagctaaccaccacaccaccgtgcagcccttaatttaacacacacacacacacacacacacatatatatatatatatatatatatatttatatatatctgTAGTCAAATGTTTGTACATGActtattttatataaactttACAAGAAAATATGAAATGAGCATAACTTCTTGACAAAGCATTTGTTCTTATTTCGCATATTTGAGTAAGATCGGACTGATCTATCTATTAAATGAGGAATGACAAATGTGATATATAAACATTCaggtttatttaattaacaGTTTAATGTAGCATCtctgaatgttaaaaataataacagatgCAGAGATAAGTGTCTCAAAGCTTATTCATGCGGTTTCCAAGAAAATTAACACTAaccaattcaattcaattcagttcaattcaattcaattcaattcaattcaattcaattcaattcaattcaattcaattcaattcaattcagttcaatctTTATTTCAGGCTCACAATTTGGTCCATTTAAGGAGTAAaggtaaaagataaaaacatacacaCGCATCTTATGTCACATCTTTATCTTGCTTTTATCTACTGTCGGTGTTCCTCCGGGTCTTTAGAGGAACAAATTTTGGGCACAGCATTCTTCACTAACAGCTGACTGGCAGCCCCCCATCGGGGGTCTTTCAGTAGGATTGGAAGTGCATCATTAAATACAACTTGCAGCTTATTAAATTTAGCTTTACTGTAACTACACCTCAAGTGGGCAGTGTACAGAGGTGTGCAGTAAGCTATAAACAAAGCAATGTTGACATTATCCTTTGTCCTTGcaaacataacaacacactttGTGTTAAACCTTATTTCAAATTCCTGACTTTAATCTGAACAACCTCTGAGGAGTTGCTGTAAGCTGGCAGAATAAGGCAACTAAGTCATCAGCATGCAAAAGAAGCCTCTCTCCTACACAGCCAGTTTTACAGTTTCCAAGTTTTAGCTAAAGCTAAAGAGCGTCCATGTACAAAGAGCACAGGTGAATGACACCTTGTCTTGCCCCATCAGTTACAAAGAAGGGTTCAGAAGGGATATTTCCCCATCTAGGTTGCATTATTTGATGTGTGTACCAAAATGAAGAGCCCCTCGTAGTTTTAATTTTGCAAACTGTTTGCCTTGATTAATAGGGACAAAGGCTTTGCAGAGACAGGTATTGAACTTTTTTATAAAGCATCTGTTCTGCACATGACAACTAATGCTTGTTTTTCAATAATCACGTGACCCAAATGAAAGTGAGCTAATTAAAGATAGTTTTTCCTCATGATAAGGACTGTATAACTGAAAAAAGTGAAACGTAAAACAGAACAGTTGTAGTGGGTACTAAACACCAAAGCTCTTGTTTCAGTTTTGATGGTATCAAAAAGTCATGTGACACTTCCAACTTATGAGAAAAGTCTGAAGGTTAGTtcagattataaaaaaaaacatcactctATAGACTAAAATAAACAACCCATGTAGGGCTGCAAATGCAAGGAAGGTCCAGTCCAGCTTTAGAAAACTGGATGTTAAAGCAAAGGTCTGAGGCCTTTAAGTGGAACAATGATCCAAAGCACATATTTTACAGACCAAAAACTGGTTGAAAAGAAACcaaagcttatttaaaataaatctgtccTCATTTTCCAGGCTACTATACATCGTATGAATATGTATGTCATGTTTTTTAGAtgcttacataaaaaaatagaaacttaGATGCTTATAAGAAGTAgctctttttactgttttttttttttttttttttttttactttatcttcATCAAAAAAGAGTGCTTTCCTCTCTGTGGGACTCATTGTTTCCCAGATGAATTATCTGAGGTAACAGGGAGCGGCTGCAGACCAGAGGAAATGTGATTAAATCAACTCCTGTACTCTGACAGATGGACTCCTGGTAGAGAAGAGACTTGTCTAAACCAAGTGCGCCCCCTGCAGGGAAGCAAGAGCAGTGTATCTGACTGACGAGGACGAGGATGAAGACGGTGAGGAGGAGGCGTGGGATGCTGCTCTTCTCTTCAGTTCTCTGGAAATCTGGAGCCAAGAAAGAGGATAGCAGCAGCATCCGTACAGGCAGTCGCTCCACGCGCTGCCCTGTGACACACACAGAGAGGCTGAAATCAGGTGGGAGGCTCATGTAGAAGGTGAACATTTGCATTTAggtgaaaaagacattttattttataacgCAGCACATTTGAGTTTATTTTGCCTTTGCTACCACTGCCACATATTTGCTTATTGCAACAGAAAATGGATAATTGGCCATGTCCAAACAAACATTTAGCTGGGTGATTTTTTATCAAagccagaaacaaaaaaaaaaaactaaaaaaactaaTGCAGGCTGTTCCATGTGGCTTCAGCATGTGATCTCCAGCTGATACTGAGCCAACTTGAACCCTGGCTTTTCATTTCTTACTGCTACTATTATTGTTTTACTGAAAAATTCAACCTACATGAAACAAACTTCTTTTCGAACTCTTTCACACGGCATTTGTGAACTTGACTAACACAGTGATTAAAGAATATGAGAAATACACTGAGTAAATGTAAAACCATAGAATCACACTGTGAATTTAGTGTGGGAGGTGACATAAACTACTAGAATAATTTCTCCACCCACAAACAAGATTTCAACAGCCATTTGAttagaatgtaaaaaaaaatgtgggttTTGAACACTTGCCTGTCATATATGACTGACTTATAGCAACTCTTTCTCCTGCAATGCCGTCACTTTAAATGAGGACAACTGTTTTTTTCCCAAGCAAGTTGCTCAAGaatgacaaaacaaagaacCCTTAAGATCAGTCATGCTCATTACATGGCTCAAAAGTCTCATACTACTCACCGAGTTTTAAGCAGTACTACATAACTTTCCAGTTAGTGCTTCTGATTCATTTTGATGCCACaatgatatttattatgtacattacAGCCGCCGTTGCCCTGCAGTGTCTCATGGCTGagaaacaacatattttttccAGCTCAGGCATCATCGTGAcagttgtgttttgctttataaCACCACACCACATGCCAACCGGCTAGATACCATGATGGCTGatttaacaaagaaatgcaaatagGACATTATCAGGGGAAGCACAGAGAAGTAGGAGAgcaagtgacagagcaagagataagacaagagtcaacatcaacCTACTTGTGttggaaagagctcagagaagagacaggatgccagacggatgctgaattagccttcaCAAGTATAAAACTCTACCAAGGTTCAGTAgtgatgcttttatttcaaacaaCAAAATTATCTAAATGTGAGTTGGCAGAGTttagaaacactgaaacaattgtaattgaaaagtaaataaactgtcAGCTAATAAGgtaaaataagatgaaataatATCCATACATGTACATAAAGCCCAAATATCCAAACATTCCACCCTTCAGTGGTGTTTTAATTGCCAAAGTGTCCAGATTCTCACCATATTGGCAACGTTGGCTACTTATATGATCCAAAAA includes these proteins:
- the LOC121639449 gene encoding cornifelin homolog B-like; this translates as MSQKIAMTQPRPIVTATISNQWTSGICDCCEDVRKCCFAFWCFPCFACITAREAGECLCLPLLDTFGCIPPITTALRVSIRQRYGIEGTICNDCVYSFFCGPCTWCQISREIKTRKNPLIFTNQTV